The following proteins are co-located in the Limanda limanda chromosome 5, fLimLim1.1, whole genome shotgun sequence genome:
- the LOC133002111 gene encoding tripartite motif-containing protein 16-like — translation MAQQENQLDREILSCSICLDLLKDPVTTVCGHSYCKSCINTHWDKGEERGSCSCPQCRQTFTPRPVLEKSTMLAALVEELKKTGLQAALADHCYAGPEDVDCDVCTGRKLKALKSCLVCLASYCEKHLQPHLQSAPFKKHKLVDPSEKLQENICSRHDEVMKMFCRTDQQCICYLCSVDEHKDHDTVTAAAERTERQRELGLRRQTIQQRVQDTEKDVKLLQQEEEAVNGSADKAVEDSEEIFTELIRLLEKRSSDVKQQIRSQQETEVSRVRELQERLEQEITELKRKDHELKQLSDTEDHNQFLHNYPSLSPLSESTHSSRIRSRPLMNFEDVTAAVSQVRGRLQDILSGTETEILQIVSQVDVLLPQPEPQTRADFLRYSQEITLDQNTAHRRVLLSKGNRKVTHMSKDQSYSNHPDRFTDRCQVLSRESLTGRCYWEVEVRDVEVAVTYKNIRRAGDSHECEFGLNDKSWSLLFDGNSYSFYYNRIKTPVSGPVSSRVGVYLDHSAGVLSFYRVSGTITLLHRVQTTFTQPLYAGVRVGYRGRAEICKLK, via the coding sequence atggcgcagcaagaaaatcaactggacagagaaatactctcctgttcgatctgtctggatctactgaaggatccggtgactactgtctgtggacacagctactgtaagagctgtattaacacccactgggacaaaggggaggagagaggaagctgcagctgccctcagtgtagacagaccttcacaccgaggcctgtcctggagaaaagcaccatgttagctgctttagtggaggagctgaagaagactggactccaagctgctcttgctgatcactgctatgctggacctgaagatgtggactgtgatgtctgcactgggagaaaactgaaagctctcaagtcctgtttggtttgtttggcctcttattgtgaaaaacacctccagcctcatcttcagtcagctccatttaagaagcacaagctggtggacccctcggagaagctccaggagaacatctgctctcgtcacgacgaggtgatgaagatgttctgccgcactgatcagcagtgtatctgttatctctgctctgtggatgaacataaagaccatgacacagttacagctgcagcagaaaggactgagaggcagagagagctcgggctgaggagacaaacaatccagcagagagtccaggacacagagaaagatgtgaagctgcttcaacaggaggaggaggccgtcaatggctctgctgataaagcagtggaggacagtgaggagatcttcactgagctgatccgtctgctggagaaaagaagctctgatgtgaagcagcagatcagatcccagcaggaaactgaagtgagtcgagtcagagagcttcaggagagactggagcaggagatcactgagctgaagaggaaagaccatgaactgaagcagctctcagacacagaggatcacaaccagtttctacacaactacccctcactgtcaccactcagtgaatctacacactcatccaggaTCAGAAGCCGTCCTCTGatgaactttgaggacgtgacagcagctgtgtcccaggtcagaggtcggctACAGGACATTTTGagtgggacagagacagagattttacagattgtgtctcaagtggatgttttactgccacaaccagagccacagaccagagctgacttcttaagatattcacaggaaatcacactggatcaaaacacagcacacagacgtGTGTTATTATcaaagggaaacagaaaagtaacacatATGAGCaaagatcagtcttattctaatcacccagacagattcactgataggtgtcaggtcctgagtagagagagtctgactggacgttgttactgggaggtggaggtgagagaCGTTGaagtagcagtcacatacaagaatatcagaagagcaggagaCTCACATGAATGTGAATTTGGActaaatgataaatcttggtcattactTTTTGATGGAAACAGTTATAGCTTTTATTACAATAGGatcaagactccagtgtcaggtcctgtgtcctccagagtaggagtgtacctggatcacagtgcaggtgttctgtccttctacagagtcTCTGGCACCAtaactctcctccacagagtccagaccacattcactcaacctctctatgctggagttagggttgGTTATAGAGGCAGAGCTGAgatctgtaaactcaaatag